A genome region from Thermomonospora amylolytica includes the following:
- a CDS encoding ABC transporter permease, producing the protein MATPVVGVPLAVVLLALTAVAALLVRAGGIGAAREVAVAAGRAAGQLAAVSLLIAAVLRSAGATAAFVALMLVIAAVTAAGRIAGRRSARAAGWSGLAIAAGVGPVLALVVLSGVVPARPVAVLPIAGILIGGAMTATALTGRRTLDELRTQHGEYEAALALGLVPRDAALEVCRPVAALALVPALDQTRTVGLVTLPGAFVGVLLGGASPVEAGATQLLVLVGLLAAEAVCVLATLELVATGRLHEAE; encoded by the coding sequence ATGGCGACGCCCGTGGTGGGGGTGCCGCTGGCGGTGGTGCTGCTCGCGCTGACCGCGGTGGCCGCGCTGCTGGTGCGGGCCGGCGGCATCGGCGCGGCCCGGGAGGTGGCGGTGGCGGCCGGGCGCGCCGCGGGCCAGCTGGCCGCGGTGTCGCTGCTGATCGCCGCGGTGCTGCGGAGCGCGGGCGCCACGGCCGCGTTCGTCGCGCTGATGCTGGTGATCGCCGCGGTCACCGCCGCCGGGCGGATCGCCGGGCGGCGTTCGGCGAGGGCGGCCGGCTGGTCCGGGCTGGCCATCGCCGCCGGGGTCGGCCCGGTGCTGGCGCTGGTGGTGCTGTCGGGGGTGGTGCCGGCCCGGCCGGTGGCGGTGCTGCCGATCGCCGGGATCCTGATCGGCGGGGCGATGACCGCGACCGCGCTGACCGGCCGCCGCACGCTGGACGAGCTGCGCACCCAGCACGGCGAGTACGAGGCGGCGCTGGCGCTCGGGCTGGTGCCCCGGGACGCGGCCCTGGAGGTGTGCCGTCCGGTCGCGGCGCTGGCGCTCGTCCCGGCGCTGGACCAGACCCGCACGGTGGGGCTGGTGACGCTGCCGGGCGCGTTCGTGGGGGTGCTGCTGGGCGGGGCGAGCCCGGTGGAGGCGGGCGCGACGCAGCTGCTGGTGCTGGTCGGGCTGCTGGCGGCCGAGGCGGTCTGCGTGCTGGCGACCCTGGAACTGGTCGCCACCGGCCGGTTGCATGAGGCCGAATGA
- a CDS encoding DNA translocase FtsK 4TM domain-containing protein, with product MEPGAVLDGKYRLVRRLGQGGMGEVWAADDLSLGRRVAVKIVLSNLGIDQELIRRLRREAQAAASLQHPGITVVHAMGEHEGHPFFVMELLEGRDFGALLEAHPDGLPVPHAVSLVRQVAEALAYAHRKGVVHRDIKPANLMELAEGGVKICDFGIARFADAASDLTPMGIIVGTPPYTAPEQYRGERGDERSDLYSLGCTLYALLTGRPPFTGPSMAAFMNQHLREAPPQPTAFRPDVPPELEALTLRLLAKDPAARPAMAEVLARLTALAAPVAPVMSPPAPTRPFAAAPPPGPPPGPPPGPPPARAAEPPPPAVQAINGAVARLQGRPARTVTRVWNAVASAVGWLLRAPGGAGRDVDPAQRRDGVGLTLVIAAITLGGLLWARTETTFTTAVADLLRGAFGLCAYVLPIAVALLAARVFRRPERRTGTIRILVGSAIIGLGVLGVIHAAADSPDPFTGMDQVRGAGGVLGWLVGAPLESALTAWAAIPLLLAVGGLGVLVATATPLQSVPDRLGRVLGFLAGGGDREPGERNAQQP from the coding sequence GTGGAGCCTGGAGCGGTACTGGACGGCAAATACCGGCTGGTGCGACGGCTGGGCCAGGGCGGCATGGGCGAGGTGTGGGCCGCCGACGACCTGTCGCTCGGCCGGCGGGTCGCGGTCAAGATCGTGCTGTCCAACCTGGGCATCGACCAGGAGCTGATCCGGCGGCTGCGGCGCGAGGCGCAGGCGGCGGCGTCGCTGCAGCATCCGGGGATCACCGTGGTCCACGCGATGGGCGAGCACGAGGGGCATCCGTTCTTCGTGATGGAGCTGCTGGAGGGCCGCGACTTCGGGGCGCTGCTGGAGGCGCACCCGGACGGGCTGCCCGTACCGCACGCGGTGTCGCTGGTCAGGCAGGTCGCCGAGGCGCTGGCGTACGCGCACCGCAAGGGCGTGGTGCACCGCGACATCAAGCCCGCCAACCTGATGGAGCTGGCCGAGGGCGGCGTCAAGATCTGCGACTTCGGCATCGCCCGGTTCGCCGACGCCGCCTCCGACCTCACCCCGATGGGCATCATCGTGGGCACGCCCCCGTACACCGCCCCCGAGCAGTACCGGGGCGAGCGGGGCGACGAGCGCTCGGACCTGTACTCGCTGGGCTGCACCCTCTACGCGCTGCTGACCGGCCGTCCGCCGTTCACCGGCCCGTCGATGGCGGCGTTCATGAACCAGCACCTGCGCGAGGCCCCGCCGCAGCCGACCGCGTTCCGGCCGGACGTCCCCCCCGAGCTGGAGGCCCTGACCCTGCGGCTGCTGGCCAAGGACCCCGCCGCCCGGCCCGCCATGGCCGAGGTGCTGGCCCGCCTGACCGCCCTGGCGGCACCGGTCGCACCGGTGATGAGCCCGCCCGCCCCGACCCGCCCGTTCGCCGCGGCCCCGCCGCCCGGCCCGCCTCCGGGTCCCCCGCCGGGCCCGCCGCCCGCCCGGGCGGCCGAGCCGCCCCCGCCGGCGGTGCAGGCGATCAACGGCGCCGTCGCCCGCCTGCAGGGCCGTCCCGCCCGCACCGTGACCCGCGTGTGGAACGCCGTCGCGTCGGCCGTGGGCTGGCTGCTGCGGGCCCCCGGCGGCGCCGGCCGTGACGTGGATCCCGCGCAGCGCCGCGACGGCGTCGGCCTGACACTGGTCATCGCCGCGATCACGCTGGGCGGACTGCTGTGGGCGCGGACGGAGACCACGTTCACGACGGCGGTGGCGGACCTGCTGCGCGGTGCGTTCGGCCTGTGCGCCTATGTGCTGCCCATCGCGGTCGCGCTGCTGGCCGCGCGCGTCTTCCGCCGTCCCGAGCGCCGTACCGGCACCATCCGCATCCTGGTCGGCTCCGCCATCATCGGCCTCGGCGTGCTCGGCGTCATCCACGCCGCCGCCGACAGCCCCGACCCCTTCACCGGCATGGACCAAGTGCGCGGGGCGGGCGGCGTCCTCGGCTGGCTCGTCGGCGCCCCTCTGGAGTCGGCCCTGACCGCGTGGGCCGCGATCCCCCTGCTGCTGGCGGTCGGCGGTCTCGGCGTCCTGGTCGCCACCGCCACGCCGCTGCAGAGCGTCCCCGACCGCCTCGGCCGCGTGCTCGGCTTCCTGGCCGGCGGCGGCGACCGCGAGCCCGGGGAACGGAACGCGCAACAGCCCTGA
- a CDS encoding HAMP domain-containing protein, translated as MSEAAVSERTGGTVGEAELRQLLDGLTAVRDGDFGTRLPDDADGLMGEIATVFNGMVDQLSLFTSEVTRVAREVGTEGRLGGQAEVHGVAGTWKDLTDSVNAMAKNLTTQVRDIAQVATAVAKGDLSQKIDVDARGEFLELKNTVNTMVDQLSSFADEVTRVAREVGSEGRLGGQADVKGVSGTWRDLTDSVNFMAGNLTAQVRNIAQVTTAVARGDLSQKITVDARGEILELKNTVNTMVDQLSSFADEVTRVAREVGSEGRLGGQADVKGVSGTWKDLTESVNVMADNLTAQVRSIAQVTTAVARGDLSQKIRVDARGEIAELKETINTMVDQLSAFADEVTRVAREVGTEGNLGGQATVRGVSGTWKDLTDNVNVMASNLTGQVRSIAQVATAVARGDLSQKITVEAKGEVAALAQTINTMVDTLSAFADEVTRVAREVGTEGMLGGQARVPNVAGTWRDLTDSVNFMAHNLTSQVRNIAQVTTAVAQGDLTKKIDVDARGEILELKNTINTMVDQLSSFAAEVTRVAREVGSEGRLGGQAEVEGVSGTWKRLTENVNELAGNLTRQVRAIAEVTSAVAEGDLTRSITVDASGEVAELKDNINSMVRSLRETTRANQEQDWLKTNLARISSLMQGHRDLSVVAALIMDELTPLVQAQVGAFYLAEETPDGVELALLGSYGYPAGGDRPDRFRLGESLVGQAARSRQPIMVDEMPPGYLTVSSGLGETLPTSLVVLPIVVEDQVLGVIELASVHRFTPVQRDFLQQVLETIGVNVNTIIANARTDELLAESQRLAAELQARSEELQIRQEELQRSNAELEEKAALLASQNRDIEAKNLEIEQARQELETRAQQLALASKYKSEFLANMSHELRTPLNSLLILAQLLAQNPTRNLTPKQVEYASIIHSAGSDLLQLINDILDLSKVEAGKMDVQPERVKLRHLLDYVEATFRPLTSQKSLSFKITTASGLPVELYTDDSRLRQVLRNLMSNAVKFTESGGVELRIEPADQAELPAAVRAHGQAVAFRVTDTGIGIAEHQLDSIFGAFQQADGTTSRKYGGTGLGLSISREIAHLLGGAIHVESTVGEGSTFTLYLPVARPDFVASAADADDTGTEGTEPDEPPAESVVVAEPQPARQRRLLVIEERAHGLLSLVAESAVNDLGEAAGGGPAGPVEVVGVVGAQEAAAALAAESCHCIVLQLDMPGGEAMTFLEALDGDPSLRGVPVLGHNNRRLDPAQERELAERARSRPLELLSSLDELRERITLHLSADEPGSVLPLVRPEEPQQPAFREVDGSLAGRTVLVVDDDARNVYAITSILELHGMTVLHAENGRAGIELLTANPGIDLVLMDVMMPEMDGYAATGTIRRMPGYADLPIIMVTAKAMPGDQEKSLASGANDYVTKPVDADDLIARIHRWLNV; from the coding sequence ATGAGTGAAGCTGCGGTGAGCGAGCGGACCGGCGGGACGGTCGGCGAGGCCGAACTGCGGCAGCTTCTGGACGGGCTGACCGCGGTGCGCGACGGGGACTTCGGGACCCGGCTGCCCGACGACGCCGACGGGCTGATGGGCGAGATCGCCACCGTGTTCAACGGGATGGTGGACCAGTTGTCGCTGTTCACCTCCGAGGTGACCCGGGTGGCGCGGGAGGTCGGCACCGAGGGCCGGCTGGGCGGCCAGGCCGAGGTGCACGGCGTGGCCGGCACCTGGAAGGACCTGACCGACTCGGTGAACGCCATGGCCAAGAACCTGACCACCCAGGTCCGCGACATCGCCCAGGTGGCGACCGCGGTGGCCAAGGGCGACCTGTCGCAGAAGATCGACGTGGACGCCCGCGGCGAGTTCCTGGAGTTGAAGAACACCGTCAACACGATGGTGGACCAGTTGTCGTCGTTCGCCGACGAGGTCACGCGGGTGGCCCGGGAGGTGGGCAGCGAGGGGCGGCTGGGCGGTCAGGCCGACGTCAAGGGCGTCTCGGGCACCTGGCGCGACCTGACCGACTCGGTGAACTTCATGGCCGGCAACCTCACCGCCCAGGTCCGCAACATCGCCCAGGTCACCACCGCCGTCGCCAGGGGCGACCTGTCGCAGAAGATCACCGTCGACGCGCGCGGCGAGATCCTGGAGTTGAAGAACACCGTCAACACGATGGTGGACCAGTTGTCGTCGTTCGCCGACGAGGTCACGCGGGTGGCCCGGGAGGTGGGCAGCGAGGGGCGGCTGGGCGGCCAGGCCGACGTCAAGGGCGTCTCCGGCACCTGGAAGGACCTCACCGAGTCGGTCAACGTCATGGCCGACAACCTCACCGCCCAGGTCCGTTCGATCGCCCAGGTCACCACCGCCGTCGCCAGGGGCGACCTGTCGCAGAAGATCCGGGTCGACGCGCGCGGCGAGATCGCCGAGCTGAAGGAGACCATCAACACGATGGTCGACCAGCTCTCGGCGTTCGCCGACGAGGTGACCCGGGTGGCCCGCGAGGTCGGCACCGAGGGCAACCTGGGCGGGCAGGCCACCGTCCGCGGGGTCTCCGGCACCTGGAAGGACCTCACCGACAACGTCAACGTGATGGCCTCCAACCTGACCGGCCAGGTCCGGTCCATCGCGCAGGTGGCGACCGCGGTGGCGCGCGGCGACCTGTCGCAGAAGATCACCGTCGAGGCCAAGGGCGAGGTCGCCGCGCTCGCCCAGACCATCAACACGATGGTCGACACCCTGTCGGCGTTCGCCGACGAGGTGACCCGGGTGGCCCGCGAGGTCGGCACCGAGGGCATGCTGGGCGGCCAGGCCCGGGTCCCGAACGTGGCCGGCACCTGGCGCGACCTGACCGACTCGGTGAACTTCATGGCGCACAACCTGACCAGCCAGGTGCGCAACATCGCCCAGGTCACCACCGCCGTCGCGCAGGGCGACCTGACCAAGAAGATCGACGTCGACGCGCGCGGCGAGATCCTGGAGCTGAAGAACACCATCAACACGATGGTCGACCAGCTCTCCTCGTTCGCCGCCGAGGTCACCCGGGTCGCCCGCGAGGTGGGCAGCGAGGGCCGGCTGGGCGGCCAGGCCGAGGTCGAGGGCGTCTCGGGCACCTGGAAGCGGCTGACCGAGAACGTCAACGAGCTGGCCGGCAACCTGACCCGGCAGGTCCGCGCCATCGCCGAGGTGACCAGCGCGGTCGCCGAGGGCGACCTGACCCGGTCGATCACCGTGGACGCCTCCGGCGAGGTCGCCGAGCTCAAGGACAACATCAACTCGATGGTCCGGTCGCTGCGCGAGACCACCCGGGCCAACCAGGAACAGGACTGGCTGAAGACCAACCTGGCCCGGATCTCCTCGCTGATGCAGGGCCACCGGGACCTGTCGGTGGTCGCCGCCCTGATCATGGACGAGCTGACCCCGCTGGTGCAGGCCCAGGTCGGCGCGTTCTACCTGGCCGAGGAGACCCCCGACGGCGTCGAGCTGGCACTGCTCGGCTCGTACGGCTACCCGGCGGGCGGGGACCGGCCGGACCGGTTCCGGCTGGGCGAGTCCCTGGTGGGGCAGGCCGCCCGCAGCCGCCAGCCGATCATGGTGGACGAGATGCCGCCCGGCTACCTGACCGTCTCCTCCGGGCTCGGCGAGACCCTGCCGACCAGCCTGGTGGTGCTGCCGATCGTGGTGGAGGACCAGGTCCTCGGGGTGATCGAGCTGGCCTCGGTGCACCGGTTCACCCCGGTGCAGCGCGACTTCCTGCAGCAGGTGCTGGAGACCATCGGGGTCAACGTCAACACCATCATCGCCAACGCCCGCACCGACGAGCTGCTGGCCGAGTCGCAGCGGCTGGCCGCCGAGCTGCAGGCCCGGTCCGAGGAGCTGCAGATCCGGCAGGAGGAGCTGCAGCGCTCCAACGCCGAGCTGGAGGAGAAGGCCGCGCTGCTGGCCAGCCAGAACCGCGACATCGAGGCCAAGAACCTGGAGATCGAGCAGGCCCGCCAGGAGCTGGAGACGCGCGCCCAGCAGCTCGCGCTGGCCTCCAAGTACAAGTCGGAGTTCCTGGCCAACATGAGCCACGAGCTGCGCACCCCGCTCAACAGCCTGCTGATCCTGGCGCAGCTGCTGGCCCAGAACCCCACCCGCAACCTCACCCCCAAGCAGGTGGAGTACGCCAGCATCATCCACTCGGCCGGTTCGGACCTGCTCCAGCTGATCAACGACATCCTGGACCTGTCCAAGGTCGAGGCGGGCAAGATGGACGTGCAGCCCGAACGGGTCAAGCTGCGCCATCTGCTGGACTACGTCGAGGCCACGTTCCGCCCGCTGACCTCGCAGAAGAGCCTGAGCTTCAAGATCACCACGGCGTCCGGCCTGCCGGTGGAGCTGTACACCGACGACTCCCGGCTGCGCCAGGTGCTGCGCAACCTGATGTCGAACGCGGTGAAGTTCACCGAGAGCGGCGGGGTGGAGCTGCGGATCGAGCCCGCCGACCAGGCCGAGCTGCCCGCCGCGGTCCGCGCGCACGGCCAGGCCGTCGCGTTCCGGGTGACCGACACCGGCATCGGCATCGCCGAGCACCAGCTCGACTCCATCTTCGGGGCGTTCCAGCAGGCGGACGGGACCACCAGCCGCAAGTACGGCGGCACCGGGCTGGGCCTGTCCATCAGCCGGGAGATCGCCCACCTGCTGGGCGGCGCCATCCACGTCGAGAGCACGGTCGGGGAGGGCAGCACCTTCACCCTGTACCTGCCGGTCGCCCGGCCCGACTTCGTGGCGTCGGCCGCCGACGCCGACGACACCGGGACCGAAGGGACCGAACCGGACGAGCCGCCGGCCGAGTCCGTCGTCGTCGCCGAGCCCCAGCCGGCCCGGCAGCGCCGGCTGCTGGTGATCGAGGAACGGGCGCACGGGCTGCTGTCCCTGGTCGCCGAGAGCGCGGTGAACGACCTGGGCGAGGCCGCCGGCGGCGGTCCGGCCGGTCCGGTCGAGGTGGTCGGGGTGGTCGGCGCCCAGGAGGCCGCCGCCGCGCTGGCCGCCGAGTCCTGCCACTGCATCGTGCTGCAGCTGGACATGCCCGGCGGGGAGGCGATGACGTTCCTGGAGGCGCTGGACGGCGACCCGTCGCTGCGGGGCGTCCCGGTGCTCGGGCACAACAACCGGCGGCTGGACCCGGCGCAGGAGCGGGAGCTGGCCGAACGCGCCCGCAGCCGGCCGCTGGAGCTGCTGTCCAGCCTGGACGAGCTGCGCGAGCGCATCACGCTGCACCTGTCGGCCGACGAGCCGGGCAGCGTGCTGCCGCTGGTGCGGCCCGAGGAGCCGCAGCAGCCGGCGTTCCGCGAGGTGGACGGGTCGCTGGCGGGCCGTACCGTGCTGGTGGTCGACGACGACGCCCGCAACGTGTACGCCATCACCAGCATCCTGGAGCTGCACGGGATGACCGTGCTGCACGCCGAGAACGGGCGGGCCGGGATCGAGCTGCTGACCGCCAACCCCGGCATCGACCTGGTCCTGATGGACGTGATGATGCCGGAGATGGACGGTTACGCCGCCACCGGGACGATCCGCCGGATGCCCGGGTACGCGGACCTGCCGATCATCATGGTGACCGCCAAGGCCATGCCCGGCGACCAGGAGAAGAGCCTGGCGTCGGGGGCCAACGACTACGTCACCAAGCCCGTCGACGCCGACGACCTGATCGCCCGCATCCACCGCTGGCTGAACGTCTGA
- a CDS encoding SpoIIE family protein phosphatase codes for MYTPQRSGPPEPASGEQAEGGLGRLAETVRRLRRQIEQAHAAADGRSLIELATGVLVERLRCGPAEAARQLDALAAESGRTPLELAAEIVDQAAQDRLTEAAREFLTRTVTARSGVAVRLRTAEVGALAAPDTQAAAQSLLENALAPLGANAVAVWAAGPDASLTLAGWAGFSAEEPGRWRYVPPGVATPARHALMDRRTRWYPLLSQAGLPSIGHRELPDGGRVVVPAGTGGRILGVLEICWPHRLEPQPPAIERQVEALAELCAHTLETRPAPVLSPLPPWTPEADRGLVELVDLAEGLYDPALVLTPHLDAEGRLADFRIHHANGRFVDPAGRPRSAVNGALLLESYPMAAGESGLFENVARVHATGEPFRAERMTLTALVGQVPVAGTADISINRLGDAVLLIWRVEDEAARLARLLQHAQRLIRLGGFEENALSGEITWNEQLFDLFGLSAGDDPVPLRLLPEHAHPDDDDAIGRFLRAVLHQRRPASAAFRMLRPDGITRHMRVIAEPVLDAQGHLLAVRGAYQDVSAQHWTEVALAATRDQLAQTEQHAAERNRLARQLQQAIMPPSRGPVDLLGLHIATRYRPAEKDHMVGGDWYDAVTLPSKQVMLCVGDVAGHGIEAATDMVVLRNALRGLATTGAGPAQLLTWLNQVAHHLTDNVTATALCALYDPGTRTLRWARAGHLPPVLVRGDEAAPLPAVPGLLLGALAEADYEEAELQLEPDDILLMYTDGLVERRDRSVEESLQHLLDNARTPTATLEQRLDHMLTHSNADTDDDTCLIGVRLL; via the coding sequence GTGTACACCCCCCAACGGTCCGGGCCGCCCGAGCCCGCGTCCGGCGAGCAGGCCGAGGGCGGCCTCGGCCGGCTCGCCGAGACCGTGCGGCGGCTGCGGCGGCAGATCGAGCAGGCGCACGCCGCCGCCGACGGCCGGTCGCTGATCGAGCTGGCCACCGGCGTGCTGGTGGAACGGCTGCGGTGCGGGCCGGCCGAGGCCGCCCGGCAGCTCGACGCGCTGGCCGCCGAGTCCGGCCGCACCCCGCTGGAACTGGCCGCCGAGATCGTCGACCAGGCGGCGCAGGACCGGCTGACCGAGGCGGCCCGGGAGTTCCTCACCCGCACCGTCACCGCGCGCTCCGGCGTGGCGGTCCGGCTGCGCACCGCCGAGGTGGGCGCGCTGGCCGCCCCCGACACCCAGGCCGCCGCCCAGTCGTTGCTGGAGAACGCGCTGGCGCCGCTGGGCGCCAACGCCGTCGCGGTGTGGGCGGCCGGTCCCGACGCCTCGCTCACCCTGGCCGGATGGGCCGGGTTCTCCGCCGAGGAGCCCGGCCGCTGGCGGTACGTCCCGCCGGGCGTGGCGACCCCGGCCCGCCATGCCCTGATGGACCGGCGGACCCGCTGGTACCCGCTGCTGTCCCAGGCGGGGCTGCCGTCCATCGGCCACCGCGAACTGCCGGACGGCGGCCGGGTCGTGGTGCCCGCCGGGACCGGCGGGCGCATCCTCGGCGTGCTGGAGATCTGCTGGCCGCACCGGCTGGAGCCGCAGCCGCCCGCCATCGAGCGGCAGGTCGAGGCGCTGGCCGAGCTGTGCGCGCACACCCTGGAGACCCGGCCCGCGCCCGTGCTCAGCCCGCTGCCGCCGTGGACGCCGGAGGCCGACCGGGGCCTGGTCGAGCTGGTGGACCTCGCCGAGGGGCTGTACGACCCGGCCCTGGTGCTGACCCCGCACCTGGACGCCGAGGGGCGGCTCGCCGACTTCCGCATCCACCACGCCAACGGGCGTTTCGTCGACCCCGCCGGACGGCCGCGCAGCGCGGTGAACGGCGCGCTGCTGCTGGAGTCGTACCCGATGGCCGCCGGGGAGAGCGGGCTGTTCGAGAACGTCGCCCGGGTGCACGCCACCGGGGAGCCGTTCCGGGCCGAGCGGATGACGCTGACCGCCCTGGTCGGCCAGGTGCCGGTGGCGGGCACCGCCGACATCAGCATCAACCGGCTCGGCGACGCCGTCCTGCTGATCTGGCGGGTGGAGGACGAGGCCGCCCGGCTGGCCCGGCTGCTCCAGCACGCCCAGCGCCTGATCCGCCTCGGCGGCTTCGAGGAGAACGCCCTCAGCGGCGAGATCACCTGGAACGAGCAGCTGTTCGACCTGTTCGGGCTGTCGGCGGGCGACGATCCGGTGCCGCTGCGGCTGCTGCCCGAGCACGCCCACCCCGACGACGACGACGCCATCGGCCGTTTCCTGCGTGCGGTGCTGCACCAGCGCCGCCCGGCGTCGGCGGCGTTCCGGATGCTGCGCCCGGACGGCATCACCCGGCACATGCGGGTGATCGCCGAGCCGGTGCTGGACGCCCAGGGGCATCTGCTCGCCGTCCGCGGCGCCTACCAGGACGTCTCGGCGCAGCACTGGACCGAGGTCGCGCTGGCCGCCACCCGCGACCAGCTCGCCCAGACCGAGCAGCATGCCGCCGAGCGCAACCGGCTGGCCCGCCAGCTCCAGCAGGCGATCATGCCGCCCTCCCGGGGCCCGGTGGACCTGCTCGGCCTGCACATCGCCACCCGCTACCGGCCCGCCGAGAAGGACCACATGGTCGGCGGCGACTGGTACGACGCCGTGACGCTGCCGTCCAAGCAGGTCATGCTGTGCGTCGGCGACGTGGCCGGCCACGGCATCGAGGCGGCGACCGACATGGTCGTGCTGCGCAACGCGCTGCGCGGCCTGGCCACCACCGGCGCCGGTCCCGCCCAGCTCCTCACCTGGCTCAACCAGGTGGCCCACCACCTGACCGACAACGTCACCGCCACGGCCCTGTGCGCCCTCTACGACCCGGGCACCCGCACCCTGCGCTGGGCGCGTGCGGGTCACCTGCCCCCGGTCCTGGTCCGGGGCGACGAGGCGGCCCCCCTGCCCGCGGTGCCGGGCCTTCTGCTGGGCGCCCTGGCCGAGGCCGACTACGAGGAGGCCGAGCTCCAGCTCGAGCCGGACGACATCCTGCTGATGTACACCGACGGCCTGGTGGAGCGGAGGGACCGTTCGGTGGAGGAGTCGCTGCAGCACCTGCTCGACAACGCCAGGACCCCCACCGCCACGCTGGAACAACGGCTGGACCACATGCTGACGCACAGCAACGCCGACACCGACGACGACACCTGCCTCATCGGCGTCCGCCTGCTGTGA